The genomic interval CAGGTCCAGGCCACCCGCGCGCAGCTTCGCGACGAGGTCGTCCTGGCGGTAGATGCGGACGTGGCCGCCCTCGACGTTGTGGTAGTCGTCCGACAGGGCCCAGCAGATCCGCTCGGGAAAACGCGCGGGCACGGTGACCGCGGCGAGTCCGCCGGGGCGCAGCACGCGGGCCAGCTCGGCGATCGCGCCGGCGTCCGCGGGGAGGTGCTCCAGCACCTCGGCCGCGATGATCCGGTCGAAGGTGCCGTCCGCGAAGGGCAGCGACAGCGCGTCACCGCGCACCGCCCCCGCCTGCCCGCCCGGGGGCACCTGGTCCTCGGCGGCCATCGCGCCGAACATCGCGTTCACCCCGGCCACCTCGTCGGCCGAGTAGTCGAGGGCGATGACCCGGGCACCGCGGCGCAGCGCCTCGAACGAGTGCCGGCCGGCACCGCAGCCGAGGTCGAGGACGAGGGCCTTCCCCGGGACGGGAAAGCGGTCGAAATCGACGGTCAGCATGCGGCGGATACCTGGTTGTCGTGGCCGGCGGTCGGCCTGGCCTCGCGGAGCACCTTCTCGTACCAGGCGGCGGTGCCGGCCGCGGCGGCCTTCCAGGAGAACAGTTCCTCGACCCGGCGCCGGCCGGCGGCACCCATCCGCGCGCGCAGCTCGGGGTCGTCCTGCAATGTCCTGATCGCGCCCGCGAGCGCGTCGGCGTCGCCCGGGGGCACCAGCAGCGCGGCCTCCCCGCTCGGTCCGGCCACCTCGGGCAGCGCGCCGGCGGTCGTCGCGACCAGCGGCAGCCCGCAGGCCATCTCCTCCACCGCGGGCAGGCTGAAGCCCTCGTAGAGCGAGGGCACCACGGCGACCTCGGCGGTGCGCAGCAGCTCGACCATCTCGGGCTGGGGCACATTGGACCGGAAGGTGACCGCCTCGGTGAGCCCGAGCTCGACGACCCGGCGCTGCGCCGCCCCGCCCTCCCGGACCTTCCCGATGCACACCAGGTGCGCCGGGCGCTCGACCCGCAGCTTCGCCAGCGCCTCGAGCAGCACCATCAGGCCCTTGAGGGGGACGTCCGCGCTGGTGACCACCACGATCCGTCCCGGGACCTGGGTGCTGGCAGCAGCGGCCTGGCCGCCCTGGCCGCCCTGGTCGCCAATGGGTTCGGCCGGGCTCGGGGTGAACACGTCGGACTCGACGCCGAGCGGAACGGTGTGCATCAGATCAAGCGGCACGTTCATGTCGGCGACGATCTCGTGCCGCGAGCTCTCCGACGGCACCACCACACCGTCGAGACCACGGGCTACCCGTCCCTGCATGGGCAGGAACGAGTACCAGCGACGAACACCGAGCCGGGCCCGCCGACCGGTCGTCGCGGCCAGGTGCAGACGGCGGTCGACGGTGATCGGGTGGTGGATCGTGGAGACGACCGGGATCCCGTAGGGGCGCAGCGCCCGGCGCAGCGGAAGCAGGCCGTAGCCCAGCGTCTGGTTGTCGTGGACGATGTCGAAGTCCGGCCGGCCCTGCCCGCGCCGCGGGCGCAGCGCCTCGAACGCCCGGATCGAGAACGCCAGTGGCTCCGAGAACTGCCCGGTGCGCATCATGCCGAACTCGGCCACGTCCGCGAGGGACCTGAACTCCCGGAACCCCGGCCAGCGGAACGGATCGCCGTCGCGGTAGAGGTCGAGGCTCGGCAGTTCGGTGAGTTCCACGCCCGGGTCGAGCACCGGGTAGGGCGGCCCACTCACAACGTGGACCTGGTGACCTAGCGTAACCAGTTCACGCGAGAGGTGCCGTACGTACACTCCCTGGCCACCACAGGTAGGCAGACTTCGGTACGACAACAACGCAATCCGCAACGGTGCGCCCTCCATCGCTCGCGGCCTCCTACGGGTCCCGCGAGCCCGTGGACAGCGCCGTTGCTGGAACACTAGGACATTAGACGCCGATCTTCACGGAATCCGGATACTTTCGGCTGCTTTCGGGCAAATCCGACTACTTAGCGTAGTTGGTGCCACGGCCGGCCCGGACGTCGTTGTCCGTACATTGGGCAGCCGGTTCCTTCGGGCACGAACCATCCGCGACCTGCCAAGTCCCGTCCTGGAGCAGGTCCGGCAACCCAGGCCGCGCCCCCGGCCGGGACCCGGTCCACCTCCCACGTCCTGCGGCTACGCTGTGTGGTTTCCGTTGGGCTGCGGTCAGACGCCTACCCTGGACGGATGGCTCCCGATGATCCGGCCGAGGACTGTCCGCGGCCGCGTCGGGGCCGCCCCCGGGACGCCACGATCGACGATCGGGTCCTGCGGGCCGCCGTCGAGGAGCTGGCCGACCAGGGCGTCGGCGGCTTCAGCGTCAACAGCGTCGCGGCCCGCGCGGGAGTGGCGAAACGCGGCATCTACGCCCGCTGGCCCACCCGCGACGGACTGGTGCTCGCCGCCCTGGGCACGTTGGCCGCCGGTCTCGTGCCACCCCGGACCGGCTCGCTGCGCGCGGACCTGCTCAGACTGGCGCCGCAGGTCGACGCCGTCTTCACCGAGCCGCGGATGTCGATCCTCGCCCGCTGCCTGGCCGAGCTCTCGCGTTATCCCGACCTGTACGCGGCCTTCCGGCGGGAGTCGGTGGACCGGTGCGCGGCAGCCGTCCAGGACGCTTTCCACGACGCCCGGCTGCGCGGCGAGACCCGGCCGGACCTGGACACCGATCTGGCCGCCAGTGCCTTCCTGGGCGTGCTGCTGACCCGGCAGGCGTTCGGGCGGCAGGCTTTCGGCTACGGCAGCCCACCTCCACCCGGCGGCCCACCTCCACCCGGCGGCCCACCTCCACCCGGCGGCCCTGACCCCGGTGGGCCGGACTCCGACGGCCCGGACGCCGCAGGTGGGCCGGACGGCGCAGGTGGGCCGGATGCTGCTTGGTCGGTTACCGCCTTCCACCGCAGGCTCGTCGAGTACTCCCTCGCCGCGGCCCGGGATTCCGCCCCCACCCTGCCCGCGGGTGGGTGACGTGGACGTCCCGGCCAGTGGTCGCGGTCGCGGTCGCGCGGCTGTGGGGGCGCGGCTGTGTGTGTGGCGGGCGGTCAGAGCTGCGAACAGCTGTCCGGCGCGGCCGTGCCGTCGGTGGCGAAACGCGCGTTGATCCAGGCGGAGAGGTCCCGCATGGACGCGTTGACGACCGTGAGGTGGTCGGCCAGCTGGTAGCGGCGGTACTCCACCGGGCCGCCAGCCGCGCACAGCGCGCGGACCACGTTGTCCGTGGTGGGCTGGCGGATCACGGTGTCCAGGTCGCCCTGGAGCACGAGCTTCGGCGGCCCCGGCTTCTCCAACTGCTGCCACTGACGTTCCAGGGCGCCGGCGAACGGCTCCGTGCGCAGTGGATCGCTGGT from Parafrankia irregularis carries:
- a CDS encoding TetR/AcrR family transcriptional regulator, which produces MAPDDPAEDCPRPRRGRPRDATIDDRVLRAAVEELADQGVGGFSVNSVAARAGVAKRGIYARWPTRDGLVLAALGTLAAGLVPPRTGSLRADLLRLAPQVDAVFTEPRMSILARCLAELSRYPDLYAAFRRESVDRCAAAVQDAFHDARLRGETRPDLDTDLAASAFLGVLLTRQAFGRQAFGYGSPPPPGGPPPPGGPPPPGGPDPGGPDSDGPDAAGGPDGAGGPDAAWSVTAFHRRLVEYSLAAARDSAPTLPAGG
- a CDS encoding class I SAM-dependent methyltransferase, which codes for MLTVDFDRFPVPGKALVLDLGCGAGRHSFEALRRGARVIALDYSADEVAGVNAMFGAMAAEDQVPPGGQAGAVRGDALSLPFADGTFDRIIAAEVLEHLPADAGAIAELARVLRPGGLAAVTVPARFPERICWALSDDYHNVEGGHVRIYRQDDLVAKLRAGGLDLIGQHRAHALHAPYWWLRCLVGVHDDNHRATKLYHRLLVWDMMRQPAITRRTEQLLNPVLGKSLVLYLRKPRLQPPARTSDRSAGDHLTVGGPRAGE
- a CDS encoding glycosyltransferase family 4 protein, whose protein sequence is MEGAPLRIALLSYRSLPTCGGQGVYVRHLSRELVTLGHQVHVVSGPPYPVLDPGVELTELPSLDLYRDGDPFRWPGFREFRSLADVAEFGMMRTGQFSEPLAFSIRAFEALRPRRGQGRPDFDIVHDNQTLGYGLLPLRRALRPYGIPVVSTIHHPITVDRRLHLAATTGRRARLGVRRWYSFLPMQGRVARGLDGVVVPSESSRHEIVADMNVPLDLMHTVPLGVESDVFTPSPAEPIGDQGGQGGQAAAASTQVPGRIVVVTSADVPLKGLMVLLEALAKLRVERPAHLVCIGKVREGGAAQRRVVELGLTEAVTFRSNVPQPEMVELLRTAEVAVVPSLYEGFSLPAVEEMACGLPLVATTAGALPEVAGPSGEAALLVPPGDADALAGAIRTLQDDPELRARMGAAGRRRVEELFSWKAAAAGTAAWYEKVLREARPTAGHDNQVSAAC